A genomic stretch from Lathyrus oleraceus cultivar Zhongwan6 chromosome 2, CAAS_Psat_ZW6_1.0, whole genome shotgun sequence includes:
- the LOC127117711 gene encoding DNA polymerase I B, chloroplastic/mitochondrial, with protein sequence MEASIQATELRPYCPLCCRLSRPFSLSLSSRSSLLSLTPHRRKIKAIQIGDNGLRNSVMHSNCVRADLWCSKLTSVGLNKYDTKTRYEQNLRYKDPVCDTFMKFSNSSTSMIEELTEEKERSTSHSYEMQVRKVGVAPCNPELSTTADSMLVEMTEEEERNSLHSYETQVRKVGVALCNPDLSTTATERKLSGGDKRGWAMAKNKLAEDRKEMNIANKFETKSDGSQVSNRLTSVSRIQGFSTKGVRNLVRQNHGEHVQSSVKYSVLDNLKTLPDSETVVHQFDESALEISQEKIPRVNVDDVLEETTKDSTDATFAKKETTKDSTDATFAKKESTKDSTDATFAKKERCPDQLKLHDRLCRIYEDILVVDNIPLAEEVVKMLTVKYQHLIYACDTEVAKIDVKQETPVDHGEITCFSIYGGSEADFGGGKSCIWVDVLDGGGQEILEKFADFFSNPSIKKVWHNYSFDCHVIENYGFKVSGFHADTMHMARLWDSSRQLNGGYSLEKLSGDKKVMSRAQTNHEKDLIGKVSMKTIFSKKKVKKDGTEGKAIIFTPVEDLQRDERIPWICYSALDAKSTLNLYESLKSYLLDMPWKFDGILVSGKTMYDFYNEYWRPFGEILVQMEAEGMLVDRSYLADIEKVAKVEQEIAEDRFRKWACRYCPDAKYMNIGSEIQLRQLLFGGTVNRKNSALSLPTERIFKIPNVDGVIEEGKKAPKKFRDMTVKSLGYNLKTEMYTASGWPSISGDALKVLAGNISSDFDFTDEVYNLDLDDEHGNPSQNHIEVPKGDNSAYGTAFAAFPTEREGREACHAIASLCEVSSIKSLISNFILPLQGHNISGKDNRVHCSLNINTETGRLSARRPNLQNQPALEKDRYKIRQAFIAAPGHSLIVADYGQLELRILAHLANCKSMMDAFKAGGDFHSRTAMNMYPYIREAVEKKEVLLEWDPQPGEDKPPVPLLKDAFGSERRKAKMLNFSIAYGKTPVGLSKDWRVSVKEAKKTVDLWYNDRKEVLQWQEERKKEARQFYCVYTLLGRARKFPLMAQANTYQKGHIERAAINTPVQGSAADVAMCAMIQISNNKKLKELGWKLLLQVHDEVILEGPTESAEIAKSIVVECMSKPFYGKNILKVDLSVDAKCAQNWYSAK encoded by the exons ATGGAGGCCTCTATACAGGCCACCGAGTTAAGACCATATTGCCCCTTATGCTGCCGTCTCTCACGTCCCTTCTCTCTCTCACTATCTTCACGCTCTTCTCTCCTTTCCCTAACTCCCCACAG AAGAAAAATCAAGGCAATCCAGATTGGTGACAATGGCCTTCGAAATAGTGTGATGCATAGTAATTGTGTCAGAGCAGATTTATGGTGTTCAAAGTTGACATCTGTAGGGTTAAACAAATACGACACTAAGACTCGATATGAACAGAATCTTCGGTACAAGGATCCAGTTTGTGATACATTTATGAAGTTTTCAAATTCATCAACTAGCATGATTGAGGAATTGACAGAAGAGAAAGAGCGGAGTACTTCACATTCTTATGAAATGCAAGTTAGAAAAGTGGGTGTAGCTCCTTGTAATCCTGAACTTTCTACAACTGCTGATAGCATGTTGGTGGAAATGACAGAAGAGGAAGAGAGGAATTCTTTGCATTCCTATGAAACACAAGTTAGGAAGGTGGGTGTGGCTCTTTGTAATCCTGATCTTTCCACAACCGCTACTGAAAGGAAATTGTCTGGTGGTGATAAAAGAGGATGGGCTATGGCAAAAAATAAGTTAGCCGAAGATAGGAAGGAAATGAACATCGCAAACAAATTTGAGACGAAAAGTGATGGCTCTCAAGTATCTAATAGATTAACGTCCGTTAGTCGGATACAAGGTTTTTCTACGAAGGGAGTTAGGAATCTTGTACGACAGAATCATGGTGAACATGTCCAATCTTCAGTTAAATATTCCGTATTAGACAATTTAAAGACGCTTCCAGATTCTGAAACTGTGGTCCATCAGTTTGATGAATCTGCATTGGAAATCAGTCAAGAGAAAATTCCTAGAGTTAATGTTGACGACGTTTTGGAGGAAACTACAAAGGATTCAACTGATGCAACATTTGCTAAAAAGGAAACTACAAAGGATTCAACTGATGCAACATTTGCTAAAAAGGAAAGTACAAAGGATTCAACTGATGCAACATTTGCTAAAAAGGAGCGTTGTCCTGACCAGTTAAAACTTCATGACAGACTCTGTCGTATCTATGAAGATATTCTGGTGGTTGATAATATTCCGCTTGCAGAAGAGGTTGTTAAGATGCTCACAGTAAAGTACCAGCATCTTATTTATGCATGTGATACCGAG GTAGCCAAGATAGATGTCAAACAAGAAACGCCTGTAGATCACGGGGAGATAACTTGCTTCAGCATTTATGGCGGTTCAGAAGCTGATTTTGGAGGTGGAAAATCTTGTATCTGGGTAGATGTTCTTGATGGTGGAGGCCAAGAGATTTTAGAAAAATTTGCTGATTTTTTCAGCAATCCTTCCATCAAGAAG GTTTGGCATAATTATAGCTTTGACTGTCATGTTATAGAGAACTACGGATTCAAAGTTTCCGGTTTTCATGCTGATACAATGCACATGGCACGGTTATGGGATTCTTCAAGACAACTAAATGGGGGCTATTCTCTTGAAAAACTATCAGGTGACAAAAAGGTCATGTCAAGGGCTCAGACGAACCATGAAAAGGATTTGATCGGGAAGGTGTCAATGAAAACTATATTTAGTAAGAAAAAGGTGAAAAAAGACGGAACCGAGGGTAAAGCGATTATCTTCACTCCTGTTGAAGATCTACAGAGAGATGAGCGTATACCTTGGATATGTTATTCTGCCTTAGATGCTAAAAGCACTTTGAATCTGTATGAGAGTCTTAAAAGCTATCTTTTAGACATGCCGTGGAAATTTGATGGTATACTAGTTTCTGGGAAAACCATGTATGATTTCTACAATGAATATTGGCGCCCATTTGGGGAGATTCTAGTCCAAATGGAAGCTGAGGGAATGCTAGTTGATCGGTCATATCTTGCAGACATAGAAAAGGTTGCCAAAGTAGAGCAAGAAatagctgaagatagattccgGAAATGGGCGTGTAGGTATTGTCCTGATGCCAAGTATATGAATATCGGAAGCGAAATACAGCTGCGCCAGCTGCTTTTTGGTGGTACTGTGAACAG AAAAAACTCCGCTCTATCACTTCCAACTGAACGAATATTCAAAATTCCCAATGTTGATGGAGTGATTGAAGAAGGCAAGAAGGCTCCTAAAAAATTCCGTGATATGACGGTGAAGAGCCTCGGTTATAACTTGAAGACAGAGATGTACACAGCAAGTGGTTGGCCATCAATTAGTGGTGATGCTTTAAAGGTCCTGGCTGGAAACATTTCTTCTGATTTTGACTTTACTGATGAGGTTTATAACTTGGATCTTGATGATGAACACGGAAATCCTTCTCAAAATCATATTGAGGTTCCAAAAGGTGATAATTCTGCATATGGAACAGCCTTTGCTGCTTTTCCAACAGAGAGAGAAGGGAGAGAAGCTTGCCATGCCATTGCTTCTTTATGTGAAGTCAGTTCAATCAAATCTTTGATTTCAAACTTCATTCTACCCCTGCAG GGACATAATATATCAGGAAAGGATAACCGTGTTCATTGCTCCTTAAATATCAACACGGAGACAGGACGCTTGTCAGCTAGAAGGCCAAATCTGCAG AATCAACCTGCTTTGGAAAAAGACCGATACAAAATCCGTCAAGCATTCATCGCTGCACCAGGGCATTCTCTTATAGTTGCTGATTATGGACAG CTGGAACTTAGGATTCTTGCCCATCTTGCCAACTGTAAGAGCATGATGGATGCTTTTAAAGCCGGTGGAGATTTCCATTCAAGAACTGCTATGAATATGTACCCATATATTCGTGAAGCAGTTGAGAAAAAGGAAGTGCTTCTCGAGTGGGATCCTCAGCCTGGTGAAGATAAACCCCCAGTTCCTCTATTGAAG GATGCGTTTGGTTCTGAAAGAAGAAAAGCTAAAATGCTTAACTTCTCAATTGCATATGGAAAGACTCCAGTAGGGCTATCTAAGGATTGGAGG GTTTCTGTGAAAGAGGCTAAGAAAACAGTTGACCTTTGGTACAACGACAGAAAAGAAGTTTTGCAATGGCAAGAAGAGCGTAAAAAAGAAGCTCGTCAATTTTATTGTGTCTACACATTGCTAGGGCGAGCCCGGAAATTCCCCTTGATGGCCCAAGCTAATACCTATCAGAAAGGTCACATTGAGCGTGCTGCTATTAATACTCCAGTGCAG GGTAGTGCTGCTGATGTTGCCATGTGTGCCATGATACAGATTTCCAATAATAAAAAGTTGAAGGAGCTTGGATGGAAGTTACTTCTACAG GTTCACGATGAAGTCATATTGGAAGGACCAACAGAGTCGGCTGAGATTGCGAAATCCATAGTTGTTGAGTGCATGTCCAAACCCTTTTATGGCAAGAATATTCTTAAAGTCGATCTCTCTGTTGATGCCAAATGTGCTCAAAATTGGTACTCAGCAAAATAG